From Granulicella cerasi, a single genomic window includes:
- a CDS encoding S9 family peptidase has translation MRAFALPLSLLLFTSSPFAVAQAKRFSADDLPRIVRVGSPQLSPDGKTISITVGRANLKEDRIDSELVFVDVASKTQRVMTHDRSGLGNVKWSPNGDRIAFLAQDKDRKAQIFVMPVNGGDAEQVTHSKTSIQAFTWRPDGKAFAFTAADEVPEKKDEAKFEDAFEVGNNSYLERTAAVPVHLWTIELGAQAKRLTNGAWSVPQHMAPSGPPAALEYTPDGKSLVFEKADSPITGESDSARVVVMDVASGAMHTLTNAKVAEGSASVSPDGSMVAYEYPREGHQRFEETVYVAPLTAKPGDGHDVAYALDHAVGDAQWFADGKALLLKGADGTKSRLWVQPLEGKAKAVELGALTPGASDLGKDGALAFTATDGMHPAELFYVAHLGDAPVQMTHLQTVTEGMTLGKQETVTWKSDNFTVDGVLTYPPDYTPGKKLPLVLYIHGGPTATSLETFTTASQILAAQGWLVLEPNYRGSNNEGNAFESSIINHASAAPGRDIMAGVKAIEARGIVDSSRIAVSGWSYGGQMTAWMIGAYPTMWKAAVAGAPVTDLVDQYTLSDNNVERAAGYGPSPFVGKDAMKLYAEESPITHAWAAKTPTLIMSDVGDWRVTTTQAYKLYHALKDNNVPVKFVAYPVPGHSPADPIRSRDVWRRWTAWLHQYLDEPATK, from the coding sequence TTGCGCGCTTTCGCATTGCCGCTTTCGCTGCTGCTATTCACTTCGTCGCCCTTCGCCGTTGCCCAAGCGAAGCGCTTCTCTGCCGATGATCTTCCGCGCATCGTGCGCGTGGGCTCGCCGCAGCTTTCGCCTGATGGCAAAACGATCTCGATCACCGTCGGTCGCGCGAATCTGAAGGAAGACCGCATCGATAGCGAGCTCGTCTTCGTCGATGTAGCCAGCAAAACGCAGCGCGTGATGACGCATGATCGCAGCGGCCTGGGCAACGTGAAGTGGTCGCCCAACGGCGATCGCATCGCGTTCCTCGCACAGGACAAGGACAGGAAGGCGCAGATCTTCGTGATGCCCGTCAACGGCGGCGATGCCGAGCAGGTAACGCACTCGAAGACGAGCATTCAGGCCTTCACGTGGCGACCGGACGGCAAGGCCTTTGCCTTCACCGCAGCCGATGAAGTTCCGGAGAAGAAGGACGAAGCGAAGTTCGAAGATGCGTTTGAAGTCGGCAACAACAGCTATCTCGAACGCACGGCGGCGGTGCCGGTGCATCTGTGGACGATCGAGCTCGGCGCACAGGCAAAGCGCCTTACAAACGGCGCGTGGTCGGTACCGCAACACATGGCTCCCAGCGGGCCGCCGGCTGCGCTGGAGTACACGCCCGACGGCAAGAGCCTCGTCTTCGAGAAGGCCGATTCGCCGATCACCGGTGAGTCGGACTCGGCACGCGTGGTCGTGATGGATGTCGCCAGCGGAGCGATGCATACGCTGACGAACGCCAAGGTGGCAGAGGGTTCGGCGAGCGTGTCCCCGGATGGCTCCATGGTGGCGTACGAGTACCCTCGCGAAGGACACCAGCGTTTTGAGGAGACGGTGTATGTCGCTCCGCTTACTGCGAAGCCTGGTGATGGACATGATGTGGCCTACGCGCTGGACCATGCTGTGGGCGATGCGCAGTGGTTTGCCGACGGGAAAGCGTTGCTCCTCAAAGGCGCGGATGGCACGAAATCGCGGCTCTGGGTGCAGCCGCTTGAAGGCAAGGCGAAGGCAGTGGAGCTGGGTGCGTTGACTCCGGGCGCAAGCGATCTCGGCAAGGATGGCGCGCTCGCGTTTACGGCGACCGATGGAATGCATCCTGCTGAGTTGTTCTACGTGGCACACCTCGGAGATGCGCCAGTGCAGATGACGCACCTGCAGACCGTGACCGAGGGCATGACGCTCGGCAAGCAGGAGACGGTGACGTGGAAGAGCGATAACTTTACGGTCGATGGCGTGCTGACGTATCCGCCGGATTACACGCCGGGCAAGAAGCTGCCGCTCGTGCTCTACATTCACGGCGGCCCCACGGCGACTTCGCTCGAGACGTTCACCACAGCTTCGCAGATTCTCGCAGCGCAGGGATGGCTTGTGCTCGAGCCGAATTATCGCGGCAGCAACAACGAAGGCAATGCGTTTGAGTCGTCGATCATCAACCACGCGAGCGCAGCTCCGGGGCGCGACATCATGGCCGGTGTGAAGGCGATCGAAGCGCGCGGCATCGTTGACTCATCGCGCATCGCAGTCAGCGGTTGGAGCTACGGCGGACAGATGACCGCGTGGATGATCGGTGCGTATCCGACCATGTGGAAGGCCGCCGTTGCAGGCGCGCCCGTGACCGACCTCGTCGATCAGTACACGCTGAGCGACAACAACGTGGAACGCGCGGCAGGCTACGGCCCTTCGCCGTTTGTCGGCAAGGATGCGATGAAGCTCTACGCAGAGGAGTCGCCGATTACTCATGCGTGGGCGGCGAAAACGCCGACCCTCATCATGAGCGATGTGGGTGATTGGCGCGTGACAACGACGCAGGCCTACAAGCTCTACCACGCGCTGAAGGACAACAACGTGCCGGTGAAGTTCGTGGCGTATCCGGTCCCCGGCCACTCCCCTGCGGACCCCATTCGCTCGCGCGATGTGTGGCGCCGCTGGACGGCGTGGCTGCATCAGTACCTCGATGAACCGGCAACGAAGTAG
- a CDS encoding alpha-mannosidase: MRFRLLAPLALVASLASAQSFTPVRELKNLSQEDVARLHSLEELSVLPGGAWRFHAGDLPHGEAPTLEDAGWPSVDMPAPRKPILAPMDAVWYRRVIEIPKTVGGYDITGSRIWFQFQADANGPMPEIIYFNGRRVAIGEDLEPIVLTESAKPGDKILVAVKLLRTVDEKRFRGVSLRIEPPADSTRPSPNDIRTQIIAAANLLPALPKPRPDLLPEVHKAIAAIDFKALEHANQKAFDVSLVKAQAVLATLAPATHTATVDLVGNSHIDAAWLWPASETVDVVKRTFSTALQLMNEYPDYKFSQSASQYSAWMADKYPDIDAQIKQRVKEGRWEIVGGMWIEPDLNLPGGESLVRQLLVGQRVFKNLYDVTARIGWNPDSFGYNWQLPQIYKRSGLDYFVTQKMHWNDTNQLPLRLFWWQSPDGSKVLTYFPTDYAWTNVNPTRLSADYAESSQRNPGTAEHLDLYGVGDHGGGPTRDMLDSAEHWMALSKQLTALPNFRFTTAQQYFDNVQTKLSANSPVLNYDNVLSYKPAAPDANGNLSIPTWNDELYFEYHRGIYTTQAKHKAFMRRTEAETLDAEKLASFAWLFGQKYPAEELTENWKKITFNQFHDLAAGSGVATIYRDAAKDYKEVLNQDALINEGAIKQIAAQVNTQVPVGGPIVVFNPLPWERKDIVRVDVLPEGSTGDQFGDYSPTSGGIVPSRVVDGGALVEVRVPALGYTVIHPQKGCGKLSCTALTRNFLPVNESADEITVSNSSSELSIDKKNGCITHLRIDGGKREMLAQGCSNQLQAFADNPKNYDAWNIDPGTLDKAPEIIAKADSVRVVHADGLGFVVRVQYTYNKSHITQDISMTNYADTVVIDTTIDWHEKHVLLKAAFPLAATAPKATYEIPYGSIQRPTTRDNSYQKAQFEVPALQWADLGDAKQGVSILNDSKYGYDAVGNVLRLTLLRSPTWPDADADQGIQHFRYAIYPHTGEWHKSDTIRRAYELNQPLIATQTFAHTGNLPAEMSFVSVDQPNVILTAVKKAEDADALVFRMYEAEGKATTVTLHIPQGASGAREVNLMESPQGALPLAKDTITVPIKPYEILTVEAAYPKK; the protein is encoded by the coding sequence ATGCGATTCCGTTTGCTTGCTCCGCTCGCTCTAGTGGCCTCACTTGCTTCCGCCCAGTCGTTCACGCCGGTGCGTGAGTTGAAGAACCTTAGCCAGGAAGACGTGGCCCGACTGCATTCGCTTGAAGAGCTTTCGGTGCTGCCTGGCGGTGCATGGCGCTTCCACGCGGGCGACCTACCGCATGGCGAAGCGCCCACGCTCGAGGATGCGGGCTGGCCGTCGGTCGACATGCCTGCGCCGCGTAAGCCCATCCTCGCGCCGATGGATGCGGTCTGGTATCGCCGCGTGATCGAGATCCCGAAGACCGTCGGCGGTTACGACATCACGGGTTCCCGCATCTGGTTTCAGTTCCAGGCTGACGCGAACGGCCCTATGCCGGAGATCATCTACTTCAACGGCCGCCGCGTCGCCATCGGCGAGGACCTCGAGCCGATCGTGCTGACCGAAAGTGCGAAGCCGGGCGATAAAATCCTCGTCGCCGTGAAGTTGTTGCGCACGGTGGACGAGAAGCGCTTCCGCGGCGTGAGCCTGCGCATTGAGCCGCCGGCGGACTCCACGCGTCCCAGCCCTAACGACATCCGTACGCAGATCATCGCCGCTGCGAACCTGCTGCCGGCGTTGCCGAAGCCGCGTCCGGACCTTCTGCCCGAGGTGCATAAGGCCATCGCCGCGATCGATTTCAAAGCGCTCGAACACGCTAACCAGAAGGCCTTCGACGTGTCGCTGGTGAAGGCGCAGGCGGTGCTCGCTACCCTCGCTCCGGCGACGCATACGGCAACGGTGGACCTTGTGGGCAACTCGCACATCGACGCCGCGTGGCTGTGGCCTGCGAGCGAGACGGTGGACGTGGTGAAGCGCACCTTCTCCACCGCGCTGCAGCTGATGAATGAGTATCCGGACTACAAGTTTTCGCAGTCGGCCTCGCAGTATTCGGCGTGGATGGCGGACAAGTATCCGGATATCGATGCGCAGATCAAGCAGCGCGTGAAGGAGGGTCGCTGGGAGATCGTCGGCGGCATGTGGATTGAGCCGGACCTGAACCTGCCCGGTGGCGAGTCGCTCGTGCGGCAGTTGCTAGTGGGGCAGCGCGTCTTCAAGAACCTCTACGACGTGACGGCGCGCATCGGCTGGAACCCGGATTCGTTTGGCTACAACTGGCAGCTGCCGCAGATCTATAAGCGCTCGGGGCTCGACTACTTCGTCACGCAGAAGATGCACTGGAACGACACGAACCAGCTTCCACTGCGCCTCTTCTGGTGGCAGTCGCCCGACGGCTCCAAGGTCCTCACATACTTCCCGACGGACTACGCTTGGACGAACGTCAACCCCACGCGCCTCTCGGCGGATTACGCAGAGTCGTCGCAGCGCAACCCCGGCACCGCTGAGCACCTCGACCTCTACGGCGTAGGTGACCACGGCGGCGGCCCCACGCGCGATATGCTCGACTCTGCCGAGCACTGGATGGCGCTGAGCAAGCAGCTCACCGCGCTGCCAAATTTCCGTTTCACCACCGCGCAACAGTACTTCGACAATGTGCAGACGAAACTCTCTGCGAACTCACCGGTGCTGAACTATGACAACGTTTTGAGCTACAAGCCCGCAGCCCCTGACGCGAACGGAAATCTATCGATTCCGACGTGGAATGACGAGCTTTACTTTGAATACCACCGCGGCATCTACACGACGCAGGCCAAGCACAAGGCCTTCATGCGCCGCACCGAGGCCGAGACGCTCGATGCAGAAAAGCTTGCGAGCTTCGCGTGGCTCTTTGGGCAGAAGTATCCGGCGGAGGAACTGACGGAGAATTGGAAGAAGATCACCTTCAACCAGTTTCACGACCTTGCCGCAGGTTCCGGCGTGGCGACGATCTATCGCGATGCCGCGAAGGATTACAAAGAGGTGTTGAATCAGGATGCCTTGATCAACGAAGGCGCTATCAAGCAAATTGCCGCTCAGGTGAATACGCAGGTGCCGGTCGGCGGCCCGATCGTCGTATTCAATCCACTGCCATGGGAACGTAAGGATATTGTTCGCGTTGATGTACTTCCTGAAGGATCAACAGGCGATCAGTTCGGTGACTACTCTCCAACTAGCGGCGGCATAGTGCCTTCGCGTGTTGTAGATGGTGGAGCATTGGTGGAGGTTCGAGTCCCGGCTTTGGGCTACACGGTCATCCATCCGCAGAAAGGGTGCGGTAAGCTTAGCTGCACCGCCCTCACCAGGAACTTTCTCCCCGTAAATGAATCTGCTGACGAGATCACGGTATCCAACAGCAGCTCTGAACTTTCTATCGACAAGAAGAACGGCTGTATAACTCACTTGCGAATCGATGGTGGGAAACGGGAGATGCTGGCTCAGGGCTGCTCCAATCAGCTCCAAGCCTTCGCAGACAATCCAAAGAACTACGACGCATGGAACATCGATCCGGGCACTCTAGATAAAGCTCCCGAAATCATAGCGAAGGCTGATTCTGTTCGCGTCGTGCATGCTGACGGGTTGGGTTTTGTTGTTCGAGTCCAGTACACATACAACAAGAGCCATATCACTCAAGACATCTCGATGACGAACTACGCTGACACCGTTGTCATTGACACCACTATCGACTGGCACGAGAAGCACGTCCTGCTGAAGGCTGCGTTCCCGCTCGCTGCAACGGCACCGAAGGCCACTTACGAAATCCCCTACGGCAGCATCCAGCGTCCGACTACGCGCGACAACAGCTACCAGAAGGCGCAGTTCGAAGTCCCTGCGCTGCAGTGGGCTGATCTCGGCGACGCGAAGCAGGGTGTGTCGATCCTGAACGACTCGAAGTACGGCTACGACGCGGTCGGCAACGTACTTCGTCTCACGTTGCTGCGGTCGCCTACGTGGCCGGATGCCGATGCCGATCAGGGCATCCAGCACTTCCGCTACGCCATCTACCCGCATACCGGCGAGTGGCATAAGTCTGACACCATCCGTCGCGCGTATGAGTTGAACCAGCCGCTCATCGCAACGCAAACCTTCGCGCACACTGGCAATCTCCCTGCTGAGATGAGCTTTGTCAGCGTCGACCAGCCGAACGTCATCCTGACCGCTGTGAAGAAGGCCGAGGACGCCGACGCCCTCGTCTTCCGCATGTATGAAGCGGAAGGCAAGGCGACGACGGTCACGCTGCATATTCCGCAAGGAGCAAGCGGCGCGCGTGAGGTGAATCTGATGGAGTCACCGCAGGGCGCGTTGCCGCTGGCGAAGGACACGATCACGGTGCCGATCAAGCCGTATGAGATCCTCACCGTCGAAGCGGCGTATCCGAAAAAGTAG
- the deoC gene encoding deoxyribose-phosphate aldolase, with amino-acid sequence MTTKTETTASGAHTPTAELPVTLHGRELTPNKQIPLNLDWVEEIQVNTSAVERRAATIGSRRSVKKEWQVAWLLRAIACMDLTTLAGDDSAERVKRLCAKARRPLEEKIVNALGIESLRLTTGAVCVYHTFVETAVKALEGSGVPVAAVSTGFPAGLAPLETRVEEIRRSVEAGASEIDIVITRSHVFNGEWNALYDEVAAFKEACGPAHMKTILGTGDLLTLRNVARASWVSMMAGSDFIKTSTGKEAVNATLPVSLVMVRAIRDYAERTGMSVGYKPAGGIKTAKQSLDWLSLMKDELGRPWLEPSLFRFGASSMLGDIERQLEHYVTGRYSATYRHPLA; translated from the coding sequence ATGACCACAAAGACAGAGACCACCGCCTCGGGCGCACACACTCCAACCGCCGAGCTTCCAGTGACGCTGCACGGGCGCGAACTGACGCCGAACAAGCAGATTCCGCTGAACCTCGACTGGGTGGAAGAGATTCAGGTAAACACCTCAGCGGTCGAACGGCGCGCCGCGACGATCGGCTCACGCCGCTCGGTGAAGAAGGAGTGGCAGGTCGCGTGGCTGTTGCGCGCCATCGCCTGCATGGACCTCACGACACTCGCGGGCGACGACTCGGCCGAGCGCGTAAAGCGCCTCTGCGCCAAGGCGCGTCGACCGCTCGAAGAGAAGATCGTCAACGCGCTGGGCATCGAGAGCCTGAGGCTCACGACCGGCGCCGTCTGCGTGTATCACACGTTTGTGGAGACGGCCGTGAAGGCGCTCGAAGGCTCGGGCGTGCCAGTGGCCGCTGTGTCGACGGGCTTCCCTGCTGGTCTCGCCCCGCTGGAGACGCGCGTCGAAGAAATTCGCCGTTCGGTAGAAGCAGGCGCAAGCGAGATCGACATCGTCATCACGCGCTCGCATGTCTTCAACGGCGAGTGGAACGCGCTGTACGACGAAGTCGCAGCCTTCAAGGAGGCTTGCGGTCCGGCGCACATGAAGACGATTCTCGGCACGGGCGACCTGCTGACGCTGCGCAACGTGGCCCGCGCATCGTGGGTTTCCATGATGGCGGGTTCGGACTTCATCAAGACCTCGACGGGCAAGGAAGCCGTGAACGCGACGCTGCCGGTCTCGCTGGTGATGGTGCGCGCGATCCGCGACTACGCCGAGCGCACAGGCATGTCGGTCGGCTACAAGCCCGCAGGCGGCATCAAGACGGCTAAGCAGTCGCTGGACTGGCTCTCGCTGATGAAGGATGAGCTGGGTCGTCCGTGGCTCGAGCCGTCACTCTTCCGCTTTGGTGCAAGCTCGATGCTCGGCGATATCGAGCGCCAGCTTGAGCACTACGTGACCGGGCGGTATTCAGCAACGTATCGGCATCCGTTGGCGTAG
- a CDS encoding aldehyde dehydrogenase family protein: MSNSIVEKYHSMEYGPAPEDASEVIKWLDAHKRSFGHYIDGEWTKPGKATFATKNPATGETLATIASADATEVDRAVKAARAALPAWQALTGHQRARYLYALARQVQKHSRKLAVLETLDNGKSIRESRDIDIPLVARHFYHHAGWAQLIDEEFPGYEPCGVVGQIIPWNFPLLMFAWKVAPALAAGNTVVIKPAEYTPLTAIALGEIADEIGLPKGVLNIVQGDGKTGAAIAEHPGIDKVAFTGSTEVGRIIRKATAASSKKLSLELGGKSPFIVFDDADLDSAVEGLVDGIWFNQGQVCCAGSRLLVQERVAEKLYDKIRARMATLRVGSPLDKAVDIGAIVDQVQYDRIQSLIKKGCDEGATCWQPEISLPEKGLFLKPTLLTGVSPASTVAQEEIFGPVLSAMTFRTPAEAIELANNTVYGLAASIWSENINVALDVAAQVKAGVVWINATNVFDAAAGFGGYRESGYGREGGKEGMYEYLVPKWFHDEVKAKPVQALPEPEVETTDEPADAFGIDRTVKLYIGGKQARPDSGYSYPVYGRDGKQVGEAPLGSRKDIRNAVEAARAATKWGKNTAHGRAQVLYFLAENLVQRREEIVAKLAQFVGPEQAAIELDYTVERTFAYAGWCDKYEGSVHNPPMRMVTLAMKEAIGTIGILAPDDAPLLGLMSLVLPAVAMGNTVIAVPSERTATLMGELYQVFDTSDLPGGVVNFVSGKASELGKTLAEHDDIDAVWSFRDEAASTQAKALSIGNLKQIWTNEGRQIDWFNPAEAEGRWFLRHATQVKNVWVPYGE, translated from the coding sequence ATGAGCAACAGCATCGTGGAGAAGTACCACAGCATGGAATACGGTCCGGCACCGGAAGACGCAAGCGAAGTGATCAAGTGGCTCGACGCGCACAAGCGCAGCTTCGGGCACTATATCGACGGCGAGTGGACCAAGCCCGGCAAGGCGACCTTCGCCACCAAGAACCCCGCGACCGGCGAGACGCTCGCGACCATCGCCAGTGCCGATGCTACGGAAGTTGACCGTGCCGTGAAGGCTGCTCGTGCGGCTCTGCCTGCGTGGCAGGCGCTCACCGGGCACCAGCGTGCGCGCTACCTCTATGCGCTGGCACGGCAGGTGCAGAAGCACTCGCGCAAGCTCGCCGTGCTGGAGACGTTGGACAACGGCAAGTCCATTCGCGAGTCACGCGATATCGATATTCCGCTGGTAGCGCGTCACTTCTACCACCACGCCGGTTGGGCGCAGTTGATCGACGAAGAGTTCCCCGGCTATGAGCCGTGCGGCGTCGTCGGCCAGATCATTCCGTGGAACTTCCCGCTACTGATGTTTGCGTGGAAGGTCGCTCCGGCGCTGGCTGCGGGCAATACTGTCGTGATCAAGCCCGCCGAGTACACGCCGCTCACCGCCATCGCGCTCGGCGAGATCGCCGACGAAATCGGCCTGCCTAAGGGCGTGCTGAACATCGTGCAGGGCGACGGCAAGACCGGCGCCGCGATCGCCGAACACCCCGGCATCGACAAGGTCGCCTTCACCGGTTCGACCGAAGTGGGCCGCATCATTCGCAAGGCGACCGCTGCGTCGTCGAAGAAGCTCTCGCTCGAGCTCGGCGGCAAGTCGCCGTTCATCGTCTTTGACGATGCCGACCTCGACTCCGCGGTCGAAGGCCTCGTGGATGGCATCTGGTTCAACCAGGGCCAGGTCTGCTGCGCAGGTTCGCGCCTGCTCGTGCAGGAGCGAGTGGCCGAAAAGCTCTACGACAAGATCCGCGCGCGCATGGCGACGCTGCGTGTCGGCTCCCCGCTGGACAAGGCGGTCGACATCGGCGCCATCGTCGATCAGGTGCAGTACGACCGCATCCAGTCGCTGATCAAGAAGGGCTGCGACGAGGGCGCGACCTGCTGGCAGCCGGAGATTTCGCTGCCCGAGAAGGGCCTCTTCCTCAAGCCGACGCTGCTCACCGGCGTCTCCCCTGCCTCCACCGTGGCGCAGGAAGAGATCTTCGGGCCGGTGCTCTCGGCGATGACCTTCCGCACGCCCGCCGAGGCGATTGAGCTTGCGAACAACACCGTTTACGGCCTCGCCGCGAGCATCTGGAGCGAGAACATCAACGTCGCGCTCGACGTTGCCGCGCAGGTGAAGGCGGGTGTCGTCTGGATCAACGCGACGAACGTCTTCGACGCGGCCGCAGGCTTTGGCGGCTATCGCGAATCCGGCTACGGGCGCGAGGGCGGCAAGGAAGGGATGTACGAGTACCTCGTACCGAAGTGGTTCCACGACGAGGTGAAGGCGAAGCCCGTGCAAGCGCTGCCCGAGCCCGAGGTCGAAACTACCGACGAGCCCGCCGACGCCTTCGGCATCGACCGCACCGTGAAGCTCTACATCGGCGGCAAGCAGGCGCGTCCGGACTCGGGCTACAGCTACCCGGTCTATGGTCGCGACGGCAAGCAGGTCGGCGAGGCTCCGCTGGGCAGCCGCAAGGACATTCGTAACGCCGTGGAGGCCGCTCGCGCCGCCACCAAGTGGGGCAAGAACACCGCTCACGGCCGCGCACAGGTGCTCTACTTCCTCGCTGAAAACCTTGTGCAGCGCCGCGAAGAGATCGTCGCGAAGCTTGCGCAGTTCGTCGGACCGGAGCAGGCGGCGATTGAGCTCGACTACACCGTCGAGCGCACCTTCGCCTACGCGGGCTGGTGCGATAAGTACGAGGGCTCGGTCCACAACCCGCCGATGCGCATGGTGACTCTGGCGATGAAGGAAGCCATCGGCACCATCGGCATCCTCGCGCCGGACGACGCTCCTCTGCTCGGCCTGATGTCGCTGGTGCTGCCGGCGGTCGCGATGGGTAACACCGTCATCGCCGTCCCGAGCGAACGCACGGCGACGCTGATGGGCGAGCTCTACCAAGTCTTCGACACCAGCGACCTGCCCGGCGGCGTCGTGAACTTCGTCTCCGGCAAGGCCAGCGAACTCGGTAAGACGCTCGCCGAGCACGATGACATCGACGCGGTCTGGAGCTTCCGCGATGAGGCCGCTTCCACCCAGGCCAAGGCGCTCTCCATCGGCAACCTGAAGCAGATTTGGACCAACGAAGGCCGTCAGATTGACTGGTTTAACCCCGCCGAGGCCGAGGGCCGCTGGTTCCTCCGCCACGCCACACAAGTCAAGAATGTGTGGGTTCCGTACGGAGAGTAA
- a CDS encoding putative bifunctional diguanylate cyclase/phosphodiesterase: MSIVFTVQHLGLFDSSMAALALQRVAAFPLSVATVIPVSAAALLAFTLGSSLRKRRVPATPEVDAPARISKTVANQPEFRSTLQSAPFPMILTDAAGTILEINAPAQHLTLYTAPELMGRRNITHLHKLEELRSRAQTLQSSKRSARSDFEVLCQASECPEQDGRREWTYVRKDGTEIPVQVAVSPLRDKSAEITGYIVLPFDATERKSLTESVEFMSKHDALTRLPNRAYLNSLLAGALEDAKRDETPLTLFLINLDHFKRINDSLGHSEGDQLLITVANRLRESVRASDFVARTASDEFVVVARNLGEPSAVAHSASRLHAALSQPLTMAGHEINITASIGSCTFPDCSFDTSSIVRHADLAMHAAKRRGEGNFHAFNEQMREDRADRLALEAELRYAIDRDEMEIYYQPQVNTRTRTITGMEALLRWKHPKRGMVPPLTFIRAAEESGLIVSIGEWVLENACREARAMQIQTGRRLTLAVNLSPRQVLSDGLFDTVQRALLKSGLNPRDLELEITENTLMISSAETLSTLARLRELGVRLAVDDFGTGFSSFQYILEYRVDRLKIDRSFITNCATDVNAAAIVRAVVAMAHGLDMTVVAEGVETEEQLAFLLRRRCEEAQGFLFGKPQPIHILYEQMAQLTQESEELQIVPITESSDEIPIAKPN, from the coding sequence ATGTCGATCGTTTTTACTGTGCAGCACCTCGGTCTCTTCGATTCCTCCATGGCAGCTCTCGCGCTCCAGCGCGTAGCGGCGTTCCCGCTTTCTGTGGCGACGGTTATTCCGGTTTCGGCAGCTGCTCTTCTGGCCTTCACGCTCGGCTCCTCGCTGCGTAAGCGCCGCGTGCCTGCAACGCCGGAAGTAGACGCACCTGCACGCATCTCCAAGACGGTAGCGAACCAGCCCGAGTTCCGTTCGACGCTTCAGAGCGCACCCTTTCCCATGATCCTGACGGATGCCGCGGGAACGATCCTCGAGATCAACGCCCCCGCGCAGCACCTGACGCTTTACACCGCTCCGGAGTTGATGGGGCGTCGCAACATCACCCATCTGCACAAGCTTGAGGAGTTGCGCTCACGCGCTCAGACGCTCCAGTCCTCGAAGCGCTCCGCGCGCTCGGATTTCGAAGTGCTCTGCCAGGCGTCCGAGTGCCCCGAGCAGGACGGTCGCCGCGAGTGGACCTACGTACGCAAAGACGGCACCGAGATCCCGGTACAGGTGGCTGTTTCACCGCTCCGCGACAAGTCCGCCGAGATCACCGGCTACATCGTTCTCCCCTTCGACGCGACGGAGCGCAAATCTCTCACCGAGTCGGTAGAGTTCATGTCGAAGCATGATGCGCTGACGCGTCTGCCGAACCGCGCCTATCTGAACTCGCTCCTCGCTGGCGCGCTGGAAGACGCAAAGCGCGACGAAACGCCGCTCACGCTCTTCCTGATCAACCTCGACCACTTCAAGCGCATCAACGACTCGCTCGGCCACTCCGAAGGCGATCAGCTTCTGATCACCGTCGCGAACCGTCTGCGTGAATCCGTACGCGCATCGGACTTCGTAGCGCGCACCGCCAGCGATGAGTTTGTAGTTGTCGCGCGCAATCTGGGTGAGCCGTCTGCTGTGGCGCACTCTGCGAGCCGCTTGCATGCCGCACTCTCGCAGCCGTTGACGATGGCTGGCCACGAGATCAACATCACGGCGAGCATCGGTTCATGCACTTTCCCCGACTGCTCCTTCGATACGTCATCGATCGTCCGTCACGCGGATCTCGCCATGCACGCAGCCAAGCGCCGCGGCGAAGGCAACTTCCACGCCTTCAACGAGCAGATGCGTGAAGACCGCGCCGACCGCCTCGCGCTGGAGGCTGAACTCCGCTACGCGATCGACCGCGACGAGATGGAGATCTACTACCAGCCGCAGGTGAACACGCGCACGCGCACCATCACCGGCATGGAAGCCCTGCTGCGCTGGAAGCATCCGAAGCGCGGCATGGTGCCGCCGCTGACCTTCATCCGTGCTGCCGAAGAAAGCGGCCTCATCGTTTCCATCGGCGAGTGGGTGCTAGAGAACGCTTGCCGCGAAGCGCGCGCGATGCAGATCCAAACCGGTCGCCGACTGACGCTCGCCGTCAACCTTTCGCCCCGCCAGGTCTTGAGCGATGGCCTCTTCGACACCGTGCAACGCGCGCTGCTGAAGAGCGGCCTGAACCCGCGCGACCTCGAGCTCGAGATCACAGAGAACACCTTGATGATCAGCTCGGCGGAAACGCTTTCAACGCTGGCTCGCCTGCGCGAGCTCGGTGTGCGCCTTGCTGTCGATGACTTCGGCACCGGCTTCTCGAGCTTCCAGTACATCCTCGAGTACCGCGTGGACCGCCTGAAGATCGATCGCAGCTTCATCACAAACTGCGCTACGGACGTGAACGCTGCGGCCATCGTTCGGGCTGTCGTCGCAATGGCACACGGCCTCGATATGACCGTAGTCGCTGAAGGCGTGGAGACCGAAGAGCAGCTTGCGTTCCTGCTGCGTCGTCGCTGCGAAGAAGCGCAGGGCTTCCTCTTCGGCAAGCCGCAGCCGATCCACATCCTCTACGAGCAGATGGCGCAGCTGACACAGGAATCGGAAGAGCTGCAGATCGTACCGATCACGGAGAGCTCCGACGAAATCCCGATCGCGAAGCCGAACTAA